One Xiphophorus maculatus strain JP 163 A chromosome 23, X_maculatus-5.0-male, whole genome shotgun sequence genomic window, CCTTTCTTAATGTGGGAGACGTCTAGAAGGCTCTTCAGTGTCTAGGCCTACACGTTTCATTGTTGGCAatttaggaaatattttgacTATGAATTGAGGgtgaatgaaatggaaaaaataggATCACACTATTTTACATTGAAAGCACCAATTTATCATAATCTATGTGCATAAAAACTCAATTTCtactcattttctgtttcaaaatccCACATTTCCTAAACTCAGAATTCATACGTTAGATAAAATTGTGGACTTTTGAGTGCAAACCATAGTTAGGTTATATTGTATGCATGGTTCACAAAGCATTTAACAACCTGCTTTGTTGGTTTAATGGATAGCAGGGAGAGTTGAGGGTTCTTTCACAACTTCTCTGGCATCTGGACCAATTTAGTGTATCTATGTTTTAGAGTCTAGGACTGAAAAATCCTAAACTAAATACAGATTCTTCAAGGCACATCTGTaacaagggttttttttttttgttgttgaattcaAATgcttctaattttaaaaaagtgtcaaAACCGTGTCCtacttttttaatctttagaTGAGTAGGTATTTATTGTTGAgcagagcaacaacaaaagtTATGAGGTGACAAATTAACTATAAAAGATGTCCTCTCTATATAAATTGGggtaaaaaaagttttcatgatgtttttattttgtggataattttattgcaaaaagtctagaaattatttttctaaacatttgttttcatatacTAAATTGGGCAAatgattacatttaattttctgcttCTCAAGACTATgtagaaatattaataaacagcaTAATATAGTTAGGAACATTTCTGCAGGGATTTGTTCAAGTTGGACAACCTGTACATGATTGACTCTTTACACCAGGTCTCAGACGTTGGAGCCACGCTGAAATCTAAAAGTTAACCCCCCCCCACTCAAACAACATGCTATCATACCACATGAATCTGCCCAGAatggaaaggaaaataaaacagagtgtGCACAAGACAAGAAGAGCAATAGACACAATCTGCCTCACAAAAGATAAGCCTTTCTCCTTTGACCTCCCTCATCTCCCTTCcccaacaataaaataaaaattaaacttgcTCCATGACTGCAGCACtttaatgacattatataatTGATTTTGGAGATGGTGCagtagcattttttaaatttaaatatatgttctACTGCAGCTCAGTCCGCTAGCAGTTTGCTCATCAGCACATTTATGAAACTGCTGATTATTGGATAAAGTTGGTTCTCATCTTGGATTGAAAGAAGCTAATGATTAACTCCCTACAACACTAAATTCAGATTCTTGTAAATTATTCCACAGAAAGAAATGATGTTCATTCTCAGACCTGGTACCTGTAAAGATTAACAGGTTCACAACAGGTTCACACAAACTTCACTCATGACATATGTGAAACATGAGCACTGAGGAAGTTCAACAAGCAGCAGTACGGCCAGGTGCTCCGACTTAATCGGTTCATTTAATTGTCATCTctatttaaagttgttgtttttttcataaagcagaacttttcagatgttattttgcgttaaaagattttcttttgggATTTGCTAAAAATGGTTGAGGTTGTCTTAtccatttataatttttctgtgATTAAAACCAGTAATAGTGGCAATAGTTAGTCTGAAGCCTTGCATGTGTTTAAATAGGTTTCTCTCTAACGCCTCTTAAGGAGAGCAGAATGCAGAACCAGTCGGGCTACTTGTTGTAAAAAAGTTGCCATTCCTGTTAAACACATTTGAGGTTTTCTCAATCTTTTTCAGGGCACAAAAAtgctagtgtttttttttttttgtcttcagcagaaattggaaattaattttcattctgtttcttttctttttttcttttttatcactGAACATTTAATCATTCTGCAAAACTGAGAATCATGTGTTGGTTTCATAGAAATATATAAAGTAACTAAAATGGCAAAGTTGTATGCAAAGGAGTTTTGTAGAGTAAAATTAACCTTCTCTCCTAAATTCATTGatgatgtttcatttttatctcaTTGTTCTTGTCAGGCTCGTTCCCCATCCAAGGACGCAGAGTCCGCGTGTACCAGCCTGAGTTTGAAGATTGCTGGGCTTTTGGACATGTCTCACAGCACGACCTCATCTCACATGTTATGGAGATTACGCTGGATAAGGTGACACACTTTAACACATTCATGGTAAAACCAGTTTTAAATTctttgtaattcttttttttgtttgtttgttttaaattttagcaCAAGGGAAGTCCTGAACATGTCTTTTGGTTATGTTCAGCAAGACAAagtagaaaaatacaatttgttcATTTAAGTGTTTAAAACTGATGCTATTCATATAACAGTTCAACAAACTTAAAGTCAAtgcaacacaaaacattttctgtctgtcaTAGTTTGGATCTGCAGGattgtttgtttattacatgatgcacatttttctaaacttaGTGAATCTCATTTAATTCTGCAAATCCTTTGGTGTACAGAGAAGTCTTTAAGGTgctaaaatgagtccaaatcatCAACCCTTTGCCACCGTGATTGACCGTTGGTGTGATTTGTTTGTGGTGATATGATAGTTGCTTTCTGTAAAATTTCCTTCAGATTATGGGCAAACACTTCTCCCATAGTCTTGTCTGTTCAAAGTATGTTGTTGCCTCAGTCCTGTTGTTTGTTCAAATGCACCTTTGTAAACATTCAGAAGTGTTCTTTGATTGTCTTTCAGTAATTTCTTCCTGTcataaactgaacattttaacaaatatgtgtgTTGTTGAGAGATAATTCATTTATTGAATAGTTTTTCCAAACtgatatttatgaaaaactgaATATAATTACCTTTCAATCAAAACGGTAAGCATTGCAGCTGAAAAGAAATGCTAAATTCTTAAAACTCAAACTTTCTattaaagtatttgtttttgacataaagAATTGTCATAATTGAGCCTTGTGTTTTATGCTATGTTTAGTTTAAGTCTTTAATTTCTTGTAAGGACTCCTGAGAACAAGTCTGACTCCAGCCAGACTGTCTGCTGGGGGTTAATTTGTGAAAGGATCTCACACTGTTTTCTTCCCCTCCAGGGAAAAGAGAAGCAGATGGTAGATCCTCGTGTAATACATGTCATGCTAGCAGAAGAGGAGGTAAGTTTGTCATTAGTGTTATTGGGAAGCTTTCTACAGCATGAAGTCAGCTCTGCTTTCGCTTCTTTTTCTTGTACGGAGTACTGCCTCTGTCATATTggttattttttacataaagtttTAAACTTGTATTTTGCATGGTTTTTtagagaagattttttttatttgctttttgtgtctgttcaaaatatgtgaacaaaaacttttctttctcttagtggtattttttactttgtgtaTTTGGCTAAAAATACCTATATTGTGATTGGTTTACTGAATCCAGTATTGTCAGGTGAAGAACTAAATTTCCCCATTGTGCCCCTCTTAGCCTGGTAACAATGGACAACGAAAGAAGGACAGTGAAGCAATGAAGGGAGACGGACGCAGACGTAGGACTGCCTCAGAGGATGGTGACGATTTGAACTTGAAACGGTTTAAAGGAGCAGGAAACTCTGAAGCAGGAACTCAAAACTGTGGGGATTCCAGCAAAACTCCAGAGGAAGGCGTTGGGATCTGGGCCGGAGACTCTGAAAGAGTCAGCAGCTCCACCAAAAACGGAAACCCCTCAGAGGGAACCTCTCCTCCAGGAAGCGTGTCCTCTCCCAACACAAACTCCTCGATTCACTTGGACCACTCTAATGCTTCTTCACCTCTGTATCCTGCCCTTGTCAAAGAAAATGGGCGCCTATTCTCTCCACAAGGAGCAGCAGACTCAACCAACAACACTTCTCATCCTCCCAACCCTCCCCCTCTCAAACCAGCTCCTTCCCCTTTCTCTACCACATCTTTTCCCTCACTGGGGCAAATGCCAGTCCTGGTCCATGGTGCTCCAGCCCCAAAGGCTTCTCCATCCCCCCAGCCAGACCGAGAGGATGCCCCCCAGTCGGCTTTCTCTAAAACAGCTGCTCTCGTTTCCCCGGGGCCCGTCACCATTTCTTGGTCACAGGACAGCAGACCCAGCGTTTCTCTGTCTACGTCGATGGGGTTCAGTTCTAAAGCTCCCACCTGGGGAGGCCAGACAGAGGTAAGCGGCTCCATGAGGTTAATGCTGGCTGCACTGTTACACTATCctggaaaagtattcatatgcCTTAAACTTTACTGGTTTTCATTATGACCATGAAGTTCAGGgtgttttatttggcttttatgTGGAATACTAACACAACATAATACATATAAAGGTGATGTGAAAGGAGAAGGAGGTGCATGATTTCAATTCTTTCTTAAAATTATCTGAAAGATGCGACATGCAGTTTTATTCACCTCTGCAAGTCTTGCAAGGTGACATACAGCTTCACATTGCTTGACAAAAATTGTCCATTCTTTATAAATTAGCTCAAACTCAGATTAGAGTCAGTGTGTtgtcatgatgctgccaccaccgtgtgtCATTTTGGTGATGTACCGGGGTAGGATTGTGGTTATGCTTCACTCTTTCCATTTTGAAATGATGAAGAACATTAATTCATGAAATGATCAAAGACTGTAaagatacaaaaagaaaataatcagaacaaTATTGGTCGATTTCTAATCTATCAATatatttgttgcagtttttagCAATAGTATCCTGATGTGAGGAAAGATTCAAGGGACATGAATGCTTCTCCAAGGAACTGCATACGTTGTAATTACAACTACAATATAGTAATTcactggtttatttttattcccaggGTTCTAAAACAACACCTAGTTTCCGTTTGTCTCAGGCGACCCCCACGGCTCCAGTATTTGGAGATGTTGCTTCCCAAACCAACGGCGCTCCCACCACTACCACAGCTTCCCACGACACCACGAAGCCTTTTGGCTTCGGCTTCAGTGGAGCCAAGAACGAGACCCGACCGCCGCAGGACCAGAACCTCTTTTTTCAGTGCATGACCCAGAATTCTGGCACCAGCTCCAATCTGACAACCGGTCAGACTCAAACTAAGGACACTAATTACTTCACTGCTGTGTCTGAGAGTCTGAGTAAAGAGCCAGCAGCTCTTTTCATGCCTGCAGCCTCTACTGAAGGGCTGAAGAAGCCTGAGCAGCCCAAAGTGCCTGAGGCCCATCCTTTGGGAAATGGTGCTTTCAACATACCATCAGCCTTCCAAGGCGCATCTGCAGGTGCACGGGGCCCTGGCCTAACGATTGGTGGTCTTGGGATGGCCTCTGGAGCCCAAAGTGCTATtaagaacaacaacaataataatggaACTGCTGAAGGGAGTTTAGGGAAACAGTCCAGTTTTAACTCCTCAGATCACcagaacatttttctgcagGCCTCTAAAGAGTCTACTAATCCTTTTCTGGCTTATGGGGACAAAAACTCTGCATCACCTTTTGTTGGCCTCTCTGGGACAGAGCCACAAACTCTGGGTGTTTCTGTGGACAATAAGCCTAACCTGTTCACTATGGCCGAACCACCTAAAGGCATTCTGTCCAGCTTCACAGCACCCTCAGCCGCAGCTTCAGTCAGCTCTTCCACCACAACAATGCCACCTCAGACTCTGCAGAGTGAGATGGCCATGACAAAGAAGGACGAAGAAGTCGTAGAGATGCCACCCTCTACATCAGGTTGTCTGATGATGGGAAGTAGCAGCTCTggagaaatgaaggaaacagcTCTATTGTTTGACCAGAGTCAGCCACAGAAGTTTAGCCTCGAAGACCGAAGCCAGTCATCCAAGCGCGACTCTGATTCCAGCACCAACAGCGACCTGTCGGACCTCAGCGAGAACGAGGAGGGCCTGGAGAAAGATCAGATCCCCCCAGGGCTATCTCTTCCCGCTAAGGATGGATCCATCCAGCAAAAATCTAAAGTCCAGGTGGCTCCCAAGAGCCGTCCGCGTAACAAATCTTTTAAAGGTGCTTCTCATTCATTTTCATAGACCTTAAAGTTTTTATCAGAAGCTAAGTTGGTGATAGAGTTAACACTGCCTTGTATTTTCCAGTGGGCCAGTCTGTACTGAAAGACCAGAGCAAAGTGCGCCGTCTGAAGCAGTCAGGTGAGTCCTTCCTCCAGGATGGCTCCTGCATCAGCGTGGCTCCTCACTTGCACAAGTGCCGTGAGTGTCGCCTGGAACGTTATCGGAAGTACCGAACCACGGAGGATGACAGCGAGGATGAAGATGACCCGAATGTGGCCTGCCGTTTCTTTCACTTCAGGAGGTGAGACCAAAGTGGTTTGATGGCATGTTGTTTCCTCCATCTTGGgactaaatttaaattttttttttcctgccttcATCCAGGTTGGCTTTCACACGTAAAGGTATACTGCGTGTGGAAGGCTTCCTCAGTCCTCAGCAGAGCGATGCCATGGCGATGGGTCTCTGGTTACCTGCCCCAGCGGTCCAAGAAGGCCTCGACCTCGACACATCTAAGTACATCCTGGCCAACGTGGGAGACCAATTCTGCCAGTTGGTGATGTCTGAGAAGGAGGCCATGATGATGGTGGAACCTCACCGTGAGTCTGAAAGTCGTCTCACACCTCATCTTGAGGTTTGtcctcttgttttatttgtctgtgatcttaaataaatcttatttttcCATGGTTTTTCAGAGAAAGTGGCGTGGAAACGTGCCGTGCGAGGTGTTCGGGAAATGTGCGACGTATGCGAGACAACCTTGTTCAACATCCACTGGGTCTGCCGCAAGTGTGGCTTTGGAGTGTGTCTGGACTGCTATCGGCTCCGCAGGAACAGGCCAAGAGAAGGTAGCTTATTAACTAGAGTTTTGGGAACAAACGTATGTTCACTCAAGTTATTTTGTGCAATATTCTTGCTTTGCTTGACTTTTTGCAAACCTCGTTTTAGATGTGGATGAAACCCCAGAAGACGAGGTTTTCTCTTGGTTAAAGTGTGCCAAAGGCCAACCTCATGAGCCTCAAAACCTCATGCCAACGCAAATTATACCAGGAACAGGTAAAATAAACAGCCTGCCACATGTCTATTGAAGACACATAATCCTAGTAGACCTGAGTATTTTATAGTAGGTTATTTTTAACATCCCAAAGGACAGTGAAGTGCAAAAGTCATAAAGTGGTGTTTGAATGATCAGCATCCTCACACATTCTAAACCTATTGTGTAAATATCATGTCTTGTAGGTATGAAAGAGATGCAAGGactgatttttttgtctttctgcttcAGCTCTTTATAATATAGGTGACATGGTGCATGCAGCAAGGGGCAAGTGGGGTATTAAAGCCAACTGCCCCTGTGCTAGTCGACATACAAAGTCACTAGTCCGCCCTACCGCCCCCAATGGGATTTCACAGGTGTGTTTCCTTCTCccactgtttttattgttttgttttattctgcatttgtttttaatttttcaactttaatgcattgtttttgtttattttagcagTCTACATCCAGCAGCGGAGGTGGCCTTACAGTTTTATCTGGTGCTGGCGCTACTCCAAAACCAGAGGCAGAAACGTCAGTAATCAAAACGGAGAGCATGCAGACGGCAACACCTTCAGACAGCGGGGGTGGGGGAACTGTGGGTAGTACCAGTAACTCTGTTATTAGTACATCCACTCCCTGTATTGTCACACAGTCCTCTGCCAAGGACACCCGTCCATCAGGAGAGGGCAACAGTTCTGCTCTGCACTGGCTTGCAGACTTGGCCACACAGAAAGCCAAGGATGACACCAAGGGTACATAGGAAACGCAGAACCAGGagtcagataaaaaaatccttaatcGGCTTCAGTTTTAACGATCCTCTTCTTCCAGAATCCGGCTCACTTCGCGCCATGATGAGTAGAGAAAGTCGGCCTCCCTTTGGGCTGGACTCGCTTAGTGCCCTTTCAAAGCCGCCTGCTTCCAGTCCGAAGCTCTTCAACAGCTTGTTGCTCGGACCAAGCATAACCCAGTCCAAACCGGAGGGGTCGAGCCTCCGTGACCTGCTCAACTCTGGACCGGGAAAGCTGTCTCAGGGGCCTGGAGAGAGCAGTGTACCATTCCCCTCTGTTTTTACCTCATCAAGTGTATGTCCAGGTTTTCTGATCTTCCTTGTGCAGAAATAATGCTTTTAATTTAAACGCCACCTACAAGATTGGAAAATAtcactgccacctactggcgaATAATGTTTCAAATGTCCTGCcttaataaaaaagcaaattttttattatttgatgaTACAGAGTGACAAGATGAAGAGCAGCCTACCAAACTTCCTGGATCACATCATCGCCTCTGTTGTGGAGACCAAGAAAGCAGAGGGCCGGCGCTCTGTGACCTCCGAAGGTGGCGAACTTGGAGTGCTGGGAGCCCGTAAAGACGGCGTAATGGGTCTTAGTGTTTTGGAACCACATACCTCACACTCTTGGCTCTGTGATGGGCGACTCCTCTGCCTACAGGATCCtagcaacagcaacaactggAAGATCTTCAGAGAGTGCTGGAAGCAGGGACAGGTAAGAATCACAGAGTATAAAATAGTTGAAATGGAAATCATCCCTGTTGGTGAAAGATGGGCTGACAGGTCGTCTTGATATGTTTGGGTTCTTTTCCAGCCTGTGTTGGTGTCAGGAATACATAAACGGCTAAAATCCGAACTGTGGCGGCCCGAGGCATTCAGCGAGGAGTTTGGGAACCAGGATGTAGATCTGGTCAACTGTAGAAACTGTTCCATCATTTCTGATGTAAAGGTGCGAGACTTCTGGGACGGCTTTGAGACGATCTCCAGTGAGTGCAAAAGTACAGTGTGTTTTTCTCatacatcagtttaaaatgacCTGTAGAATAGGTGAAGCATGCAGTGGATGTTGTCTTAATGTCTTTAATGTCTCCTCTGAGTGTAGAACGACTGCAGGACAATGATGGCAGACCGATGGTGTTGAAACTAAAGGACTGGCCTCCAGGTGAAGACTTCAGAGACATGATGCCCACAAGGTGAGGAAACTAAACCTGTGTTGCTTTTTAGTTCCAGAAATTTTGgatatgtaacattttatttaaaaaaatatttacatgtagTTTTTCATCCTAAAATTTTTGGTAGTTGTTTTAgaattttgatcatttaaaaattgcCATGCAAATTGGCTtttactaaataattatttccaaGTTATGGTAGTTGTAAAGTTTGGATTTGCTGATGATGATTTTCATTGATTTTGATTTCCCTTTAATAGTTATGACTGTTTTTAGCATTTCTACTAATAGTGAtcattaattatttgtattGCGTTCAGAGAAGTTCTGACTAGGGTTGTCATGATGCATAACTTTGAAACTCTATACTGATACTAAGAAAACTACTTTACCAATTTTGATAccactgcaacatttttaaaggtaGAGAGGTTTCTTTCAAGTTGatagaaaatatgtaattagtacaatataaatatgcaatatttatttttgcaaaacagtaGACAAGATAACAGCTAATACATATTTCAGTAAAACAACTTTGTAAGATATTccactttcttttttccaggTTTGATGATTTGATGGACAATCTTCCTTTGCCTGAGTACACAAAAAGAGACGGCCGTCTTAATCTCGCTTCACGGTTGCCCAACTTTTTCGTGCGTCCTGACCTTGGACCAAAGATGTACAACGCCTATGGTAAAAATGATCACCTGGTGACATTTCTTCTCTGTGCAGTTTACGTTCCTTTTcaccttctttctttcttccttcaaCTCCCCCAATGTCTTTAGGCTTAATTTCAACTGAGGACAGGAAGGTCGGAACCACAAACCTCCATCTGGATGTGTCTGATGCTGTCAACGTCATGGTGTATGTCGGCATTCCTCATGGAGAAGAAAACCAGGAGCAAGGTCAGTAGATTTAAGGGGACTTTGTTTCTTTATCCCTTTCCCCCCTACACAGACACTCACTGCTTTAGTAGTAGACACCATAACCACAGCTGAGCTACGAACTATTCATAAAAAATGcttgttgattaaaaatatgttgcaaaCAGAATTGATTCTACAGTATTTCAAAGTACCTTTTCCCACCAGTGGACAAAATAGTATTTTATGTGTATTTGAAAAAGCTTTGTTAAAATCCATTGTTGAGgatattttaacatttagtgGTTCCAGGCTTAATGTGCTTGGAAAGGACACTGGAGGCACCCTCCAGTGGGTCTCACTTATTTACATTGTGGTAAAATTTCTCCTTCACAGAGGCGGAAAACTCTGGATACCAAGGTCTGTAGACTTTCAGTTGTATCACTTGCGTAGCATGCCCTTCTTCTCAACTAACTCCCCCTTTTCACACCTGCGCTTCATCTTCCTGTATTGTTGTGCAGTAGGGGCCAGAGCACCGGGATTCATCCCTCAGTTTGTATTGTTGCATGTCTGTAAATTTCTGTGTGATGCAACCGTCACTATGGTAAATAACAGCGGACGTAAAGATTCTTATGTGCTTCTGGAGAACCGTGTAAAGGTTAATGTTGGTTTCAGGGTTGGGTTTCAACTCCCGTTTACAGCAAAACAAGTTAAGTGAACTGGTCTGGCTTCAGATGTTCTGTAGCTGTTGTGGGAttgttttctcttcctgtttacTTTGGGTGTACAGTGCTCTGGTCCTTGGACTGGGAGAGTAGTATGAACGAAGGGCATCTAGAGCTGGCATTCCTGTTTCCTTGCAACCTTTTTTACACGAACAAAAACACGCTCGCATACATCAAAAGATGGACTTTGGAtgttagcagaaataaaaggtAGATCACTCTGTTTACAAATGGTCTGATGGGTAGTATGAAGTTTATTATATGATAATTGATGAATTACAGACCCGTTACTCACCAGCTGCAAACTCCCGATACctgattttttcttcttctttttttccaaatcaagttGTGCAAAccacaacactcttcagtgtgggcATTGTTACTCactaatttcaaattaaatgtttttacttcttTCCAAAAATATTGTTCAGTCAAAATGTCATGTTAACAGGCTGTAGTTTCATCTAGAAATCAAGAGTAGACTGTGGATATGAAAGTTGTCAGTAAATGTGATTGTGTAGTCTGTAAATTGTCCTTTTGCCTTTGTGGTTCTCAACTGGTCTGGCCACagaatacatatatatttgaCAAATCTTCAAAACATatagttgttttaattttacttcaCAAACTGGAGCGTTAGCCTTCATCCAGGTTGGCTTTCACACGTCAAGGTATACTGCGTGTGGAAGGCTTCCTCAGTCCTGTGATGCTACTgagacagtttttgtttttacaaatagtaTTTTTTGTGACCAAGCAGAAAGTCTGTGCAGGCATCCATCGTGTTTCTCCTTCTTccctcctcatcttcctcctcctcatgctTCTCCTCTGCTGGTGTTAGTGTTGATGTCAACATCAAATCCCCTTACGAGTTTTCATTTCTGCTCATAGACGGAGCACATAAtagcattaaaaacattaacagttAGGAGTGTCTCCTTGACATGTGAGCtctgtaatacatttttaacataaggtaacatttgtatttgaaactgaaattataGCGCTACAAGGCAGTaagtgcaacaaaataaaaataaaatcagcaatattttttagttaTACCCGAAGTGGCACACATGATCTCCAGTCTGAACCACATAAGGACTTTGAGTACCTTTTTTTTCTAGGTCATTTACCTCCTGAAACTCCTAATGGgataatatttgtttaattaaagatTGCTGTAGgtgttcctcttttttaatgaaagcaCAAACATCTTTTGCTTAACTGTCACACTTcttaaaaaatctgatatttaagCTTCCACAGCAATTGTACCTGCTtaaattatgtcatttattGTAACTGGTATCATTTATTTGTGGCTAAAAGAGAGCTACTTCTATGCAAACAACCACACAATGCTGCTCTAAACAGTATCTGGACAAACGAATACTGTTGGTCATATGAAAAGACAAATTTGGGCCATTCAGTAACAGTCCAGTTTTTTTGCTAGTAGAGATGTCTCTGATGTCGTCTCTGGTGAATCGGAACAAGATATGTTTTATTGATATACTGGATCTCTGAGTGTGGTTGTTGATGCTGTGAATCCAGCTGTAGCTCACCCCTTGGTAAGCTACAAGAAACTTAAGAAATTGTTTCTGCTCAATAATCCCATCAAGGTTGCATAATGTTGGATCTGTGctcagtttgtatttttcctctctgttaAACCTCTAGAACCCGACGGACCCACCGGTGGGTCCGTCGGGTTCTAGAGGTGCTTGGATACTGAAAACAGGgagtttctgaaacactgatCATCAGTGTCTTATTCTCATTTCGGACGCTGTTAACATTCAACCAGTGATTGTGTTTGTTCTAAAATGGTCatatcatttttatattaaaaatcttaacattttctGAGGAATTGAGTTTAGGGCTCACGTTTTCTGAAAcccacaataaataaaatgacttgaAAGGATGTATATTATATACCAcacaaagtaataataataaaatgtcactttttgaaatggaaaaaaaagtataaattaacacaataatgtaatttattgagaGGCATCTGCTTAAACTGACTTAGCACTGCCTGAGAAATCCCATTGGGTCAGGAGGAACCAGTTGAGAACTACATCTTTGCACCATTCTTGTTCAAAAGTACGACAAATGGATACTAAATACTtttctaaataatgttttaacagaaaataaatgtggattttacCCTCTTAATCAGCTTAATGATGGTTATTCCGACATGTAGGACTAGAGCCGTAGTTCAAGGAATCGCTAAGAACTAAAGTTTAAAACTCTAATATTGCAAAAGTCAGACAGAAAGAACTCAGATGTGAATATGTTTATGTAGAGATCTTACTGATGGACGTTTGGCATTCTGTATGTCTCTGTCTTGTTTCCTCTCTTTGGTTCTTCAGAGGTCATGACCACCATCGAGGAGGGCGATGTGGACGACATGACAAAGAGACGGGTACACGAGGGGAAAGAGAAACCCGGAGCTCTCTGGCACATCTACGCAGCCAAGGATGCCGAGAAGATCCGTGAATTACTCCGCAAGGTTAGCACCCACTGGTTCCTCAAGATACTCTATTCACAAAATGATCATAAAGTAAAtgtcaaacacttttttaaagcttcttaacatctaattgttttttttctctctgtgccCCATGTCAGGTGGGAGAAGAGCAGGGTCAAGAGAACCCTCCAGACCACGACCCTATTCATGACCAGAGCTGGTACCTGGACCAGGGGCTCCGGCGCCGATTGTACGAGGAGTACGGCGTCCAGGGGTGGGCCATCGTACAGTTCCTAGGCGATGCTGTGTTTATCCCTGCTGGAGCGCCTCACCAGGTCAGACACATGAGGGAGTTTTTTTATAGGAATTAACAGTCTGAGGTGTATCCCCTTCAGTGACGTAGCTCTCTTCCTGCTG contains:
- the kdm3b gene encoding lysine-specific demethylase 3B isoform X4, translating into MGDSLELIGKRLILLLDDSRPANGSETEQPAWARDWLRGTVRAVSVIGLAAPEGSEGGEATTTSTAAGLTVFLEFENGSQRCSWVQVYGDGVKAVLVEDSVVWVSPSDSTRVSAVPGPTTPWPALAFRSLVDRVGLGSLVPVEYFGTKNFEFLPDDKAFQRFEADKDMRHPVLLEQPSLLSAFSSWHTDFKLQEIFRKGSFPIQGRRVRVYQPEFEDCWAFGHVSQHDLISHVMEITLDKGKEKQMVDPRVIHVMLAEEEPGNNGQRKKDSEAMKGDGRRRRTASEDGDDLNLKRFKGAGNSEAGTQNCGDSSKTPEEGVGIWAGDSERVSSSTKNGNPSEGTSPPGSVSSPNTNSSIHLDHSNASSPLYPALVKENGRLFSPQGAADSTNNTSHPPNPPPLKPAPSPFSTTSFPSLGQMPVLVHGAPAPKASPSPQPDREDAPQSAFSKTAALVSPGPVTISWSQDSRPSVSLSTSMGFSSKAPTWGGQTEGSKTTPSFRLSQATPTAPVFGDVASQTNGAPTTTTASHDTTKPFGFGFSGAKNETRPPQDQNLFFQCMTQNSGTSSNLTTGQTQTKDTNYFTAVSESLSKEPAALFMPAASTEGLKKPEQPKVPEAHPLGNGAFNIPSAFQGASAGARGPGLTIGGLGMASGAQSAIKNNNNNNGTAEGSLGKQSSFNSSDHQNIFLQASKESTNPFLAYGDKNSASPFVGLSGTEPQTLGVSVDNKPNLFTMAEPPKGILSSFTAPSAAASVSSSTTTMPPQTLQSEMAMTKKDEEVVEMPPSTSGCLMMGSSSSGEMKETALLFDQSQPQKFSLEDRSQSSKRDSDSSTNSDLSDLSENEEGLEKDQIPPGLSLPAKDGSIQQKSKVQVAPKSRPRNKSFKVGQSVLKDQSKVRRLKQSGESFLQDGSCISVAPHLHKCRECRLERYRKYRTTEDDSEDEDDPNVACRFFHFRRLAFTRKGILRVEGFLSPQQSDAMAMGLWLPAPAVQEGLDLDTSKYILANVGDQFCQLVMSEKEAMMMVEPHQKVAWKRAVRGVREMCDVCETTLFNIHWVCRKCGFGVCLDCYRLRRNRPREDVDETPEDEVFSWLKCAKGQPHEPQNLMPTQIIPGTALYNIGDMVHAARGKWGIKANCPCASRHTKSLVRPTAPNGISQQSTSSSGGGLTVLSGAGATPKPEAETSVIKTESMQTATPSDSGGGGTVGSTSNSVISTSTPCIVTQSSAKDTRPSGEGNSSALHWLADLATQKAKDDTKESGSLRAMMSRESRPPFGLDSLSALSKPPASSPKLFNSLLLGPSITQSKPEGSSLRDLLNSGPGKLSQGPGESSVPFPSVFTSSSSDKMKSSLPNFLDHIIASVVETKKAEGRRSVTSEGGELGVLGARKDGVMGLSVLEPHTSHSWLCDGRLLCLQDPSNSNNWKIFRECWKQGQPVLVSGIHKRLKSELWRPEAFSEEFGNQDVDLVNCRNCSIISDVKVRDFWDGFETISSECKKRLQDNDGRPMVLKLKDWPPGEDFRDMMPTRFDDLMDNLPLPEYTKRDGRLNLASRLPNFFVRPDLGPKMYNAYGLISTEDRKVGTTNLHLDVSDAVNVMVYVGIPHGEENQEQEVMTTIEEGDVDDMTKRRVHEGKEKPGALWHIYAAKDAEKIRELLRKVGEEQGQENPPDHDPIHDQSWYLDQGLRRRLYEEYGVQGWAIVQFLGDAVFIPAGAPHQVHNLYSCIKVAEDFVSPEHVRHCFRLTQEFRHLSTTHTNHEDKLQVKNIIYHAVKDAVGTLKAHEPKLARP